A genomic stretch from Defluviitalea raffinosedens includes:
- a CDS encoding LysM peptidoglycan-binding domain-containing protein produces the protein MMEDKDYVENDYELEEQDYFEREEQKRIKEELDALLRETNPLNQERRLTAEELENFYSLTARRKKKKRHSLKKKIMRIAVLGTGALLIIIIMWVTFNSIQSLFNSRETELAQASQQQIEELNTQISSLKKENQELSSENLRLKSEIEELKSQIQEQSLIISQVSSKSSETESSQTNEKSETTSAQTTQVTYYTVQEGDTLWKISTKLYGNGRYYKKIMNYNHLKSENDLIKGMKLEIPKL, from the coding sequence ATGATGGAAGATAAAGATTATGTTGAAAATGATTATGAGCTTGAAGAACAGGACTATTTTGAACGCGAAGAGCAAAAAAGGATTAAAGAAGAATTGGATGCTTTGCTGAGGGAGACGAATCCTCTTAACCAGGAACGCAGGCTCACGGCAGAAGAATTGGAGAACTTTTATAGCCTTACGGCAAGGCGGAAAAAAAAGAAAAGACATAGCTTGAAAAAAAAGATTATGCGTATTGCAGTGCTAGGAACAGGCGCTTTATTAATCATTATAATAATGTGGGTGACATTCAATTCGATACAATCCTTATTTAATAGCAGAGAAACTGAATTAGCCCAGGCAAGTCAACAACAAATAGAAGAATTAAATACCCAAATTAGTAGTTTAAAAAAAGAAAATCAAGAACTATCCTCTGAAAATTTACGTCTGAAATCAGAAATAGAAGAACTTAAGTCTCAAATCCAGGAACAGTCTTTAATCATTTCCCAAGTATCCTCTAAATCCTCTGAAACTGAATCTTCCCAAACCAATGAAAAAAGTGAAACCACAAGTGCACAGACTACTCAGGTTACATATTATACCGTGCAAGAGGGAGATACTTTATGGAAGATCAGTACAAAGTTATACGGCAATGGACGGTATTACAAAAAGATCATGAATTATAATCATTTGAAAAGCGAAAATGATTTAATAAAAGGCATGAAATTAGAAATACCAAAACTGTAA
- a CDS encoding DegV family protein, whose amino-acid sequence MGIKIVADSSCDLTAQMKEEINIEIAPLTLQLEDKKYVDDEQLDVREYVKEMSECKSAPKTACPSPEEFMKKYEGDDSVFVVTLSSNLSGTYNSAVLAKEMYLEEVGNKFIHVFDSLSASVGETLIALKIHELSKINLEESEIVQKVNKYIKEMKTFFLLESLDHLAKAGRLSPFIAKIASVLSIKPIMGSTEEGTIRLVQKVRGYKKAFDKFVDIIGEEGKNFEEKILGIAHCNCLERALKFKEEVLKKYNFKDIIIVEMRGLSSTYADDGGLVIAF is encoded by the coding sequence ATGGGGATTAAAATTGTTGCAGACAGTAGTTGTGATTTGACAGCTCAAATGAAAGAAGAAATAAACATTGAAATTGCCCCTTTAACACTTCAATTGGAAGACAAAAAATATGTTGATGATGAGCAATTAGATGTTAGAGAATATGTAAAGGAAATGAGCGAGTGCAAATCTGCACCGAAGACAGCTTGCCCGTCTCCGGAGGAGTTTATGAAAAAGTATGAAGGAGACGATAGTGTATTTGTCGTTACTTTATCTTCGAATCTAAGTGGAACCTATAATAGTGCCGTATTGGCAAAAGAGATGTATTTGGAAGAAGTAGGAAACAAATTCATACATGTATTCGATTCTCTTAGCGCTTCGGTGGGAGAAACACTCATAGCGCTTAAAATCCACGAGTTATCAAAAATTAATCTTGAAGAATCAGAGATTGTACAGAAAGTGAATAAATATATTAAAGAAATGAAGACATTTTTCCTGCTGGAAAGCCTGGATCATTTAGCAAAAGCAGGACGTCTTAGTCCTTTCATTGCAAAGATCGCTTCTGTATTATCTATTAAGCCGATTATGGGTTCAACAGAAGAAGGAACTATCCGACTGGTTCAAAAAGTAAGAGGCTATAAAAAGGCATTTGATAAATTTGTAGATATCATAGGAGAAGAAGGAAAGAATTTCGAAGAGAAAATTTTAGGTATTGCCCATTGCAATTGCTTGGAAAGGGCTTTAAAATTTAAAGAAGAAGTTCTTAAGAAATATAATTTTAAAGATATCATTATTGTAGAAATGAGAGGTTTAAGTTCCACCTATGCAGATGATGGGGGACTTGTCATAGCATTTTAG
- a CDS encoding EAL and GGDEF domain-containing protein, translating into MHNNFEPRDNLNEGNQCCNQLKLLINAFNALEIAICIMDREGLFVYVNDVYCRLYGYQQDELLGQPYHLVIPPDESDQYWNEHNKFMKEDSVYSGERIIKQKNGKTIHALITIVKIKDGMNNYYKLITLTDITEKIKAELEVKKFMMAVGQTVDWVIITNKHGIIEYANESVARITGYSIEEIIGKTPSIWKSDKYNQDFYKNLWDTILSGKPYQNVIINRKKNGELFHLSQSISPLKSEDGEILYFVSTGKDITESVVLEDKLYYLSYYDMITGLPNRTEFSRRITQAITNAELGTRKVAILIMDINKFIFINETFGTEIGDMVLRSIGNQLSKAIGKKNVVARIGGDEFGIILEDIKSSEDIFVYIDKIFKLIQQPIRIDEQEIVLSMSMGISIYPNDGKDMKQLLSKTEIALSLARRSETNTYMFYGEHMNSDAKNFLLMENKLLKAIKNNEFTVYYQPYFNLKTHTLAGLEALVRWDDRESGIISPGVFIPILEETGFIKEVGRQIIQIVCRQLREWIDQGYHVVPVAINLSPVQFRSSTLLEDIMEAVKGYDLNPNLIVFEITESTFMEDIAATYEVLKEMKHAGFTISIDDFGTGYSSLSYLKKFPVDHLKIDLSFIRDITKDTDDKAIVNAIISMAHHLNLKTIAEGIEQEEQLKELYSLQCDIGQGYYWSKPVPAHIVESFLKYGLRNDITDTEEF; encoded by the coding sequence ATGCATAATAATTTTGAGCCAAGAGACAACTTGAATGAAGGAAACCAGTGCTGCAATCAATTGAAACTCTTAATCAACGCCTTTAATGCCCTGGAAATAGCAATTTGTATCATGGACAGAGAAGGGCTTTTTGTATATGTAAACGATGTCTATTGCAGACTTTATGGATATCAACAAGATGAGTTACTGGGACAGCCTTATCATTTGGTTATTCCTCCTGATGAGAGTGATCAATATTGGAATGAACATAATAAATTTATGAAAGAAGACAGCGTCTATTCAGGGGAACGAATTATAAAACAAAAAAACGGAAAAACTATACACGCATTGATTACAATTGTTAAAATTAAAGATGGCATGAATAATTATTATAAATTGATTACTTTAACGGACATTACTGAGAAAATAAAGGCAGAGTTAGAAGTAAAGAAATTCATGATGGCAGTCGGGCAGACAGTAGATTGGGTGATCATAACCAATAAACATGGGATCATCGAATATGCCAACGAGTCTGTTGCAAGAATAACAGGTTATAGTATTGAAGAGATTATAGGAAAGACCCCTTCTATTTGGAAGTCTGATAAATATAATCAGGATTTTTATAAAAATCTGTGGGATACTATTTTATCAGGCAAACCTTATCAAAATGTCATTATAAACAGAAAGAAAAATGGTGAACTCTTTCATTTAAGTCAGAGTATTTCGCCCCTAAAAAGTGAAGACGGAGAGATACTATACTTCGTTTCAACAGGAAAAGATATTACGGAAAGTGTGGTATTAGAAGACAAGCTCTATTATCTTTCTTATTATGATATGATCACAGGTTTGCCGAATCGTACCGAATTTAGTAGAAGAATTACTCAAGCCATAACCAATGCAGAATTAGGAACCAGAAAAGTAGCAATTCTTATTATGGATATCAATAAGTTTATTTTTATTAATGAAACCTTTGGTACCGAAATCGGGGATATGGTGCTTCGAAGCATTGGAAATCAATTATCAAAAGCCATAGGCAAGAAAAATGTAGTTGCCCGTATCGGAGGAGACGAATTTGGAATTATATTAGAAGATATAAAAAGTTCTGAAGATATCTTCGTATATATAGATAAAATTTTTAAATTAATTCAGCAGCCCATTAGAATAGATGAGCAGGAAATAGTGCTTTCTATGTCTATGGGAATTTCTATATATCCTAATGATGGGAAAGATATGAAGCAGCTTTTATCCAAGACAGAAATAGCTCTTTCTTTGGCACGAAGAAGTGAAACGAACACATATATGTTCTATGGAGAACACATGAATTCGGATGCCAAGAATTTTTTATTGATGGAAAATAAACTTTTAAAAGCAATTAAAAATAATGAATTTACCGTTTATTATCAGCCGTATTTTAATTTAAAAACCCATACATTAGCAGGACTTGAAGCGTTAGTGAGATGGGATGATAGAGAAAGTGGCATCATTTCACCGGGGGTTTTTATACCTATTCTCGAAGAAACAGGATTTATCAAGGAAGTGGGCCGTCAGATCATTCAAATCGTATGCCGTCAGCTAAGAGAGTGGATTGATCAAGGCTATCATGTTGTGCCGGTTGCCATTAATCTTTCGCCGGTCCAGTTCAGAAGCAGTACTTTATTGGAAGATATTATGGAAGCAGTAAAAGGATATGATTTAAATCCGAATTTAATTGTATTTGAAATTACGGAATCTACTTTTATGGAAGATATTGCTGCGACCTATGAAGTATTAAAAGAAATGAAACATGCTGGTTTCACTATTTCAATCGATGATTTTGGTACAGGATATTCTTCTTTGAGCTATCTGAAGAAGTTTCCGGTAGACCATTTGAAGATAGATTTATCCTTTATTAGAGACATTACTAAAGATACAGATGATAAAGCTATTGTAAATGCAATTATTTCCATGGCTCATCATCTCAATTTAAAGACTATTGCAGAAGGCATTGAACAAGAAGAGCAGCTTAAGGAGTTATATTCTCTTCAATGTGATATTGGGCAGGGGTATTATTGGAGTAAGCCGGTGCCTGCTCATATCGTAGAATCATTCCTTAAATATGGCCTTCGAAACGATATCACTGATACAGAAGAGTTCTAA
- a CDS encoding FMN-binding protein — protein MKKYICLLIFMGMFLSLFGCANNNTTNNQGGTNVTDNGGTSTDNTNTEPDVIGDLKDGEYTAQGEKREQGSEEATVVIDGGKITAITLRRLDAQGNEVNYDNWTGEEKDGKTYPNLKQYRIDMANRMIEAQTYDVDTIAGATQSCESWKLAVKRALEQAAQ, from the coding sequence ATGAAGAAATATATATGTTTATTAATATTTATGGGAATGTTCCTCTCATTATTCGGTTGTGCCAATAATAATACAACAAATAATCAGGGAGGGACAAATGTTACAGATAATGGCGGTACAAGCACAGATAATACGAATACAGAGCCAGATGTTATAGGAGATTTAAAGGATGGGGAATATACTGCCCAAGGAGAAAAAAGAGAACAGGGCAGTGAGGAAGCAACAGTTGTTATTGATGGCGGAAAAATTACCGCTATTACTTTAAGAAGATTGGATGCACAAGGTAATGAAGTTAATTATGACAATTGGACGGGAGAAGAAAAAGATGGAAAAACTTATCCTAATTTAAAGCAATATCGTATTGATATGGCGAATAGGATGATCGAAGCACAAACCTATGATGTGGATACAATTGCAGGAGCTACCCAGAGTTGTGAATCATGGAAATTAGCTGTTAAAAGAGCATTGGAACAAGCAGCCCAATAA
- a CDS encoding PilZ domain-containing protein, producing MSIVKLKKIKEYLLDLPLKLSDPDNPDLNLFGSIINIAGETIVIRLILENVDSNIYLNKTYDIKIFRESSLFSFQGTISSIHKNVANIKVLSPINKIQNRKYFRLKVLGTATLYIPDLDISSEAIFYNISEGGLGIVTSQTLEKENDVFIDIPLIPVKNLKGIVLKEVPTPFFEIIPTTSVIQFIASMNDSIPKNLNDFVNTYNKSYAIEFKHENPKHPDLIRKFIFDTQLKRNEENKHIITY from the coding sequence ATGAGTATAGTAAAATTGAAAAAAATAAAAGAGTATCTTCTCGATTTGCCTCTAAAACTATCTGATCCCGATAATCCTGATCTTAATCTATTCGGTTCAATAATAAATATAGCCGGGGAGACAATAGTCATACGATTAATCCTCGAAAATGTTGATTCAAATATTTATTTAAACAAAACTTATGATATTAAAATTTTTCGAGAAAGTTCTCTTTTCTCTTTTCAAGGCACTATTTCATCCATACACAAGAACGTCGCAAATATTAAAGTCCTATCTCCCATAAATAAAATCCAAAATAGAAAATACTTCCGTCTTAAGGTATTAGGTACGGCCACTCTGTATATTCCCGATTTAGATATATCCAGCGAGGCAATCTTTTATAATATCAGTGAAGGTGGACTAGGAATTGTTACATCTCAAACTCTGGAGAAAGAAAATGACGTCTTTATTGATATCCCTCTTATTCCTGTTAAAAATCTAAAAGGAATTGTTTTAAAAGAAGTTCCAACTCCATTTTTTGAAATAATTCCAACGACTTCCGTAATTCAATTTATTGCTTCTATGAATGATTCAATCCCTAAAAACTTAAATGACTTCGTTAACACTTACAATAAATCTTATGCGATTGAATTTAAACATGAAAACCCAAAGCATCCTGATCTCATTCGTAAATTTATATTCGATACCCAATTAAAAAGAAATGAAGAAAATAAGCATATTATCACATATTAA
- a CDS encoding HlyC/CorC family transporter, which yields MEPGELWQALALLILLSFSAFFSASESALMSLSKIRLRHMVDEKIKGADIINRLIENPSKLLGAILVGNNIVNIGASALATSLAIKRFGSAGAGIATGLMTLLVLIFGEITPKSLAVQNSEKVALKVSKIISVITVILSPIVTVLMFITNFLIKLLGGDPQKQNSFITEEELKTMVDVSHEEGVLEGDEKKMIYNVFEFGESQAKDVMTPRTDMVAVEINATYDEIIDLFKAEQFSRMPVYEDNTDNIVGILYIKDLIFFEGNQDKFDLKQIIRPPFFTYEFKGTSELFAEMRAKRTPMAIVLDEYGGTAGIVTMEDLVEEIVGDIEDEYDEKEEEIQVIKEDEYIVDGSTRIDFLNEMIGTNIESEDFDSIGGFVIGILGRLPEPGENVEYDHIKFIVEDIDKNRIEKLRVLT from the coding sequence TTGGAACCTGGTGAGCTATGGCAGGCTTTGGCCCTATTAATTCTTTTATCTTTTTCTGCTTTTTTCTCTGCGTCTGAAAGCGCTTTGATGTCTTTAAGCAAAATACGTCTTCGACATATGGTGGATGAAAAGATTAAAGGGGCAGATATAATTAACAGGTTGATAGAAAACCCTAGTAAATTATTAGGAGCAATCTTAGTAGGAAACAATATTGTAAATATAGGTGCTTCTGCTTTGGCAACCTCTCTGGCGATCAAGCGTTTTGGAAGTGCAGGAGCAGGTATAGCAACGGGGCTTATGACGCTTCTTGTATTAATTTTTGGCGAAATAACCCCAAAATCATTGGCTGTTCAAAATTCAGAAAAAGTTGCCCTGAAGGTATCTAAAATAATTTCTGTCATTACAGTGATCTTAAGTCCTATTGTAACTGTCCTTATGTTTATTACTAACTTTCTCATTAAGTTATTAGGAGGGGATCCACAAAAGCAGAACTCCTTCATAACAGAAGAGGAGTTAAAAACCATGGTGGATGTCAGCCATGAAGAGGGTGTTTTAGAGGGCGACGAAAAGAAGATGATTTATAATGTTTTCGAATTTGGAGAATCCCAGGCAAAAGATGTAATGACTCCAAGAACAGATATGGTTGCTGTAGAAATCAATGCAACTTATGATGAAATTATTGATTTGTTTAAGGCAGAGCAATTTTCAAGAATGCCTGTATATGAAGACAATACCGATAATATTGTTGGTATTTTATATATAAAAGACTTGATTTTCTTTGAAGGAAATCAAGATAAATTTGATTTAAAACAAATCATCCGTCCTCCTTTCTTCACCTATGAATTTAAGGGTACCTCGGAGCTATTTGCTGAAATGCGTGCCAAAAGAACGCCTATGGCCATTGTTTTGGACGAATATGGCGGTACGGCAGGTATTGTGACGATGGAAGATCTGGTTGAGGAAATCGTAGGTGATATCGAAGACGAATATGATGAAAAAGAAGAAGAAATACAAGTGATCAAAGAAGATGAATATATTGTTGACGGAAGTACGAGAATCGACTTTCTCAATGAAATGATCGGTACAAATATTGAATCTGAAGACTTTGATTCTATAGGCGGTTTCGTCATCGGAATTCTTGGTCGCCTTCCTGAACCGGGAGAAAATGTGGAATATGATCATATTAAATTTATCGTTGAAGACATTGACAAAAACCGTATTGAAAAATTAAGAGTTTTAACCTAA
- a CDS encoding MATE family efflux transporter, giving the protein MERQKRLVKLAGPIFIELLLSLLLGIVDIFMLSQYDDRAAGAVGASNQIINNLNLIFAIISAGTAVLVAQNVGAKKQEEIEKVSAVSLVVNLIIGIIISTIMIIFGKSILQGIGVSPDLMHYAYEYTFIVGGALFVQAVLNTLLAIIRSHGYTKQSMFITGIMNIVNIIGDAVFIFGWFGMPVLGVKGVALATTFSKICAVIAAFTFLVRSVLSVKMFNRLKEHSIHILKELFRIGFPAAMENMSYSLSQTVLMSIILINLGDIAYITRTYVWQISWIACIFVLAVGQANQIIIGQLVGAGEIEEAYKTGFNNLKIGMAFAIMGAFILFFFGKTLTSVFSKNPAIIVLGGATLMVDAFLEPGRVFNVVLINGLRGAGDVIFPVVMAMISMWSFGVLGGYIFSVVLGYGLPGIWMGMVIDEWFRGICMIFRWKSRKWTRRWQTE; this is encoded by the coding sequence ATGGAAAGACAGAAACGTTTAGTAAAATTAGCGGGGCCGATTTTTATTGAGCTGTTATTATCTTTGCTTCTTGGTATTGTTGATATTTTTATGTTAAGTCAATACGATGACCGAGCAGCTGGAGCAGTAGGAGCGTCAAACCAGATCATTAATAATCTCAATTTGATTTTTGCAATTATATCTGCCGGAACAGCTGTATTGGTGGCACAAAATGTAGGGGCTAAAAAGCAGGAGGAGATAGAGAAAGTCAGTGCAGTATCCCTTGTTGTGAATTTAATTATAGGTATAATCATCAGCACAATTATGATTATATTTGGAAAATCAATTTTGCAGGGAATAGGTGTCAGCCCTGATCTGATGCACTATGCTTATGAATATACTTTTATTGTAGGAGGCGCACTATTTGTTCAGGCGGTTTTAAACACTTTACTGGCCATTATCAGGAGCCATGGATATACAAAACAGAGTATGTTTATTACGGGTATAATGAATATTGTAAATATTATCGGAGATGCTGTATTTATATTCGGATGGTTCGGGATGCCTGTCCTGGGGGTAAAAGGCGTAGCGCTTGCAACTACTTTCAGTAAAATATGTGCTGTCATTGCAGCATTCACCTTCTTAGTAAGAAGTGTACTCTCGGTCAAAATGTTTAATCGTCTTAAAGAACATTCAATACATATTTTAAAAGAACTATTTCGTATAGGGTTTCCTGCAGCCATGGAAAATATGTCATATAGTTTGTCTCAAACTGTATTAATGAGTATTATACTGATTAATCTTGGAGATATAGCCTATATTACAAGGACATATGTATGGCAGATCAGCTGGATTGCGTGCATATTTGTCCTGGCTGTTGGACAGGCGAATCAAATCATCATCGGGCAATTGGTTGGTGCCGGTGAAATAGAGGAAGCTTATAAGACAGGTTTTAATAATTTAAAAATTGGAATGGCTTTTGCCATAATGGGAGCATTTATTCTGTTCTTTTTTGGAAAAACACTTACAAGTGTATTTTCAAAGAATCCTGCAATTATTGTTTTAGGCGGAGCTACCCTTATGGTAGATGCTTTTTTAGAGCCCGGAAGAGTCTTCAATGTCGTATTGATTAATGGCCTCCGGGGAGCAGGAGATGTGATTTTCCCTGTAGTGATGGCCATGATTTCCATGTGGAGTTTTGGAGTATTGGGTGGCTATATTTTTAGTGTTGTTTTGGGTTATGGACTTCCTGGAATATGGATGGGGATGGTTATAGATGAATGGTTTAGAGGTATATGTATGATTTTCAGATGGAAGAGCAGAAAATGGACAAGAAGATGGCAGACTGAGTAA
- a CDS encoding ferredoxin, whose protein sequence is MIAKIDRDGCIGCGTCPEVCPEVFRMADDGLAEVYVDEVPEDAKDAAIEAQEACPVSVIVVEE, encoded by the coding sequence ATGATTGCAAAAATAGATAGGGATGGCTGTATTGGTTGTGGAACCTGCCCTGAGGTATGCCCAGAAGTATTTCGTATGGCAGATGACGGACTGGCTGAGGTATACGTGGATGAAGTTCCTGAAGACGCCAAAGATGCTGCCATCGAAGCACAAGAAGCATGTCCCGTTTCTGTAATTGTTGTTGAAGAATAA
- a CDS encoding L,D-transpeptidase family protein: protein MKRILYSIIFIGLVLLMIFPNNPNIAKNETFDDIPLVAIYPNQIVDASSEPYPYLNAKGGIKFTRTLYPWQVGEDVMQIRKALKKIGYPISTTSYMFDQNMKNIVFKFQKDHGLKVDGIVGKSTVNAINKILIESGMTAPNIQTIVTKCPTNGYWITINKSSNTLTLLKGKNVIEKFPVATGKEPSFTPEGKWKIQNKVVNPAWKNIKGGVPENPLGYRWMGLNISDGYVFGIHGTNNEWSIGYFVSKGCIRMQNKDVERLFSIVKPGTPVWIGTQKKLSQWGYTVK, encoded by the coding sequence TTGAAAAGAATACTGTATAGTATCATTTTTATAGGTTTGGTTTTACTGATGATCTTCCCTAACAACCCCAATATTGCAAAAAACGAAACCTTTGACGATATTCCTCTGGTTGCCATTTATCCTAATCAAATTGTAGACGCGAGCAGCGAACCCTATCCATATCTTAATGCAAAAGGAGGTATTAAATTCACCCGAACCTTATATCCATGGCAAGTCGGAGAAGACGTCATGCAAATTCGAAAAGCCTTAAAAAAAATAGGCTATCCGATTTCCACAACCTCCTATATGTTTGACCAAAATATGAAAAATATTGTTTTTAAATTCCAAAAGGATCACGGTCTGAAAGTTGATGGAATTGTAGGAAAAAGTACTGTGAATGCAATCAATAAAATATTGATCGAATCAGGTATGACTGCTCCTAATATACAAACCATCGTAACTAAATGCCCTACAAACGGATATTGGATTACCATTAATAAATCTTCCAATACATTAACCTTATTAAAGGGAAAGAACGTTATTGAAAAGTTTCCGGTAGCAACAGGCAAAGAACCTAGTTTTACACCGGAAGGAAAATGGAAAATCCAAAATAAAGTTGTGAATCCTGCATGGAAAAACATTAAAGGAGGCGTTCCGGAAAATCCTCTGGGCTATCGCTGGATGGGCCTTAATATATCCGATGGATATGTTTTTGGTATTCATGGCACCAATAATGAATGGAGTATCGGATATTTTGTTTCAAAGGGATGTATAAGAATGCAGAATAAAGATGTCGAAAGGCTATTTTCAATTGTTAAACCTGGAACTCCCGTATGGATTGGAACACAAAAAAAACTTAGTCAATGGGGATATACTGTAAAATAA
- a CDS encoding bacteriohemerythrin produces the protein MSFEWKDRYSLNIPEIDEQHKRLFEIGYHAYNLAMLNDGYDHYDEIMTIVDELLDYVKYHFEYEEKLLEKYNYSKFVSHCNEHNFYIDKIAHISGDKVDADQQKAILDILNFLSEWISNHILITDRQYANELREKGFIK, from the coding sequence ATGAGCTTTGAATGGAAAGACCGCTACAGCCTTAATATCCCGGAAATCGACGAACAGCACAAGAGACTTTTTGAAATTGGGTACCATGCTTATAATCTGGCAATGTTAAATGACGGATACGATCATTATGATGAAATTATGACCATCGTTGATGAACTTTTGGATTATGTCAAATATCATTTTGAATACGAAGAAAAACTTTTAGAAAAATACAATTACAGCAAATTTGTCAGCCACTGCAACGAACATAATTTTTACATAGATAAAATAGCACATATATCCGGGGACAAAGTCGATGCTGACCAGCAAAAGGCCATATTAGATATCCTCAATTTTCTTTCTGAATGGATCAGCAATCACATTTTAATAACCGATAGGCAATATGCTAATGAACTTAGAGAAAAAGGGTTCATAAAATAA
- the yfcE gene encoding phosphodiesterase: MKLFFMSDIHGSAYYAKKALEMFKKEKADYIVILGDELYHGPRNPLPLEYNPQEVIALLNSVGDKIIAIRGNCDSEVDEMVLNFPLMSTYSTIFYNGKRLFLTHGHVYNEANLPKLSRGDVFIYGHTHIPKAEKSGEIFIINPGSVSLPKENNPNSYGILEDDVFKIKTLEGETFKEIKIR; this comes from the coding sequence ATGAAATTATTTTTTATGTCGGATATTCATGGCTCAGCCTATTATGCCAAAAAAGCATTGGAAATGTTTAAAAAAGAAAAGGCAGACTATATTGTTATACTTGGAGATGAACTGTATCATGGACCAAGAAATCCACTGCCTTTAGAATACAATCCACAGGAAGTTATTGCGTTACTAAATAGTGTTGGGGATAAAATTATAGCGATCAGAGGGAATTGTGACAGTGAAGTAGATGAGATGGTATTGAATTTCCCGCTCATGTCCACATATTCTACGATTTTTTACAATGGAAAAAGATTATTCTTAACCCATGGACATGTTTATAATGAAGCCAATCTTCCTAAATTAAGCAGGGGAGATGTATTTATTTATGGGCACACTCATATTCCTAAAGCTGAAAAATCCGGGGAAATTTTTATAATCAATCCAGGTTCCGTTTCCCTGCCTAAAGAAAACAATCCAAATTCTTATGGAATCTTGGAAGATGATGTATTCAAAATAAAGACTTTAGAGGGCGAAACATTTAAGGAAATTAAAATAAGGTAG
- a CDS encoding YitT family protein: MSYIQSYYKNVLMIFLGTFIMSIPINGILVHHHLLSGGVTGIAMLLNLLFKWDMSLLVLILNIPIFILGYKFIHKKFICLSLLGMLSFTVSLSLTKNIHIPTDDILVAVLLGGVLNGLGSGIVFRGSGSTGGTDIISKIMNKFFSLSMGSVGFGLNVIIIFLSGFFFGVDLSVYTLALMFISSQTTNYVVDGLNYKRTISIITNKEIEISEQIIKEAKRGVTIVHGQGAYTKAPRAIITCTVGIREVAKIKEIVKRTDPHAFMTITETAQVFGSGFLRLNKID; this comes from the coding sequence ATGTCTTACATACAATCTTATTATAAAAACGTACTTATGATTTTTTTAGGTACTTTTATCATGAGCATCCCTATTAATGGAATTCTCGTACATCATCATCTTTTGAGCGGAGGCGTCACTGGCATTGCCATGCTTCTTAATCTTCTTTTTAAATGGGATATGAGTTTACTCGTTTTGATTCTTAATATTCCTATTTTCATTTTAGGCTATAAATTCATTCACAAAAAATTTATTTGCCTGAGTTTACTGGGCATGCTATCTTTTACTGTATCTCTTTCCCTGACAAAAAACATACATATCCCAACAGATGATATTCTGGTTGCGGTCCTTTTAGGCGGGGTACTAAATGGTCTGGGATCGGGAATTGTTTTTCGGGGAAGTGGCTCCACCGGCGGAACAGATATCATTTCTAAAATCATGAATAAATTTTTTTCTCTCAGTATGGGTTCAGTTGGCTTTGGATTAAATGTAATTATCATTTTTTTGTCGGGATTTTTCTTTGGCGTAGATTTGTCTGTATATACTCTGGCTTTAATGTTCATTTCTTCACAAACTACTAATTATGTTGTAGACGGACTAAACTATAAAAGAACAATTTCTATTATTACAAATAAGGAAATTGAAATCTCAGAACAGATTATAAAAGAAGCCAAAAGAGGCGTAACGATTGTTCATGGACAAGGCGCTTATACTAAAGCCCCAAGAGCAATCATCACCTGTACTGTCGGAATCAGAGAAGTGGCAAAAATTAAAGAAATTGTAAAACGTACAGACCCCCATGCCTTTATGACCATAACAGAAACCGCTCAAGTTTTTGGTTCCGGGTTCTTAAGGTTAAATAAAATTGACTAA